The following are encoded together in the Streptomyces flavofungini genome:
- a CDS encoding FAD-dependent oxidoreductase — protein sequence MNDIGVRDAGVTEVDVVVIGAGQAGLSSAYHLRRRGFEPERDFVVLDHAPRPGGAWQFRWPSLTYGKVHGMHALPGMELTGADPERPSSEVIAEYFDRYEQRFDLRVRRPVDVHRVSEGGGGRLLVATSAGVWSTRALINATGTWDRPFWPRYPGQDTFRGRQLHTAIYPGPEAFRGRRVIVVGGGASGTQHLMEIAPYAAATWWVTRRPPVFAEGPFDEDRGRAAVAMVEERVRQGLPPLSVVSVTGLPVNDAVRKAREDGVLDRLPMFDRITPTGVEWDDGRHVEADVILWATGFRAAIDHLAPLRLREPGGGIRMDGTRAAADPRVHLVGYGPSASTIGANRAGRAAVREIVRLLEGSPVAV from the coding sequence GTGAACGACATCGGGGTACGAGACGCGGGCGTCACCGAGGTGGACGTTGTGGTGATCGGCGCTGGTCAGGCGGGTCTGTCCAGCGCCTATCACCTGCGGCGCCGGGGATTCGAGCCGGAGCGGGACTTCGTCGTCCTCGACCACGCGCCCCGGCCGGGCGGCGCATGGCAGTTCCGGTGGCCGTCGCTGACGTACGGCAAAGTGCACGGCATGCACGCCCTGCCGGGCATGGAGCTGACGGGCGCGGACCCCGAGCGGCCCTCCTCGGAGGTGATCGCGGAGTACTTCGACCGCTACGAGCAGCGCTTCGACCTGCGCGTACGCCGCCCCGTCGACGTCCATCGCGTCAGCGAGGGCGGCGGCGGACGGCTGCTCGTCGCGACCTCGGCGGGGGTCTGGTCGACCAGGGCGCTGATCAACGCGACGGGCACCTGGGACCGGCCGTTCTGGCCCCGGTATCCGGGCCAGGACACCTTCCGGGGCCGCCAGCTGCACACCGCGATCTACCCGGGCCCCGAGGCCTTCCGCGGCCGGCGGGTGATCGTCGTGGGTGGTGGCGCGTCCGGCACCCAGCACCTGATGGAGATCGCGCCGTACGCGGCCGCGACCTGGTGGGTGACGCGACGGCCGCCCGTCTTCGCCGAGGGGCCCTTCGACGAGGACCGGGGCCGTGCCGCCGTCGCGATGGTGGAGGAGCGGGTACGCCAGGGACTGCCGCCGCTGAGCGTGGTGTCGGTCACCGGGCTCCCCGTCAACGACGCGGTGCGCAAGGCACGCGAGGACGGCGTCCTCGACCGCCTGCCGATGTTCGACCGGATCACGCCGACCGGCGTCGAGTGGGACGACGGGCGGCACGTCGAGGCCGACGTCATCCTCTGGGCGACCGGCTTCCGCGCGGCGATCGACCATCTGGCACCGCTGCGCCTGCGTGAGCCGGGCGGCGGGATCCGCATGGACGGCACGCGCGCGGCGGCCGACCCCCGCGTCCACCTGGTCGGGTACGGCCCCTCGGCCAGCACGATCGGCGCGAACCGGGCGGGGCGGGCGGCGGTACGGGAGATCGTGCGGCTGCTTGAGGGGTCGCCCGTCGCGGTGTGA
- a CDS encoding lasso peptide biosynthesis B2 protein — protein sequence MSAPVALSARDRLPLHRRVLPLLAVAVARMLAGARPARVRAVLEFLRRGARPADAEQAASARRDIVSVSLRCAGQACLQRSIATALLCRGRGVWPTWCTGVRTSPFQAHAWVEVAGEPVGEPHPAGHYRTLLAVPPVESAGSEGA from the coding sequence ATGAGCGCCCCCGTCGCCCTGTCCGCCCGCGACCGGCTTCCCCTGCACCGCAGGGTCCTGCCGCTGCTCGCCGTCGCGGTGGCCCGGATGCTCGCGGGCGCACGCCCGGCCCGGGTGCGCGCGGTCCTGGAGTTCCTGCGCCGCGGGGCCCGGCCCGCCGACGCCGAACAGGCCGCCTCGGCGCGTCGCGACATCGTGTCCGTGAGTCTGCGCTGCGCGGGCCAGGCCTGTCTGCAACGGTCCATCGCGACGGCCTTGCTGTGCCGCGGCCGGGGGGTGTGGCCGACGTGGTGCACGGGAGTGCGGACCAGTCCGTTCCAGGCGCACGCCTGGGTGGAGGTCGCGGGGGAGCCGGTGGGGGAGCCGCATCCGGCGGGGCACTACCGGACGCTGCTCGCGGTCCCGCCGGTCGAGTCGGCGGGGAGCGAGGGCGCATGA
- a CDS encoding lasso peptide biosynthesis PqqD family chaperone: MTLTLHPDVSLAETDDGAVLLHQRTGRYWQLNPTGVLVLRNLLDGRSHDQAAQELATRHRAAPDAAQRDVTRLVESLREARLVVESR, from the coding sequence ATGACCCTGACCCTGCACCCCGACGTCTCCCTGGCCGAGACCGACGACGGCGCCGTCCTGCTCCACCAGCGCACCGGCCGCTACTGGCAGCTGAACCCCACCGGCGTCCTGGTGCTCAGGAACCTGCTCGACGGCCGCAGCCACGACCAGGCCGCGCAGGAGCTGGCCACCCGCCACCGCGCCGCCCCCGACGCGGCCCAGCGCGACGTGACCCGTCTCGTCGAGTCGCTGCGCGAGGCCCGCCTGGTGGTGGAGTCGCGATGA
- a CDS encoding asparagine synthase-related protein has translation MSAGFVVLPDTPGTPPPDEAYPFAAPRLIPHPSGRPWLVGSWEPDEIRQVTVGPVRVVVIGRCPVTTTHLEGLCRRLRTLADVDALARQLPGSFHLVAAAGNATRVQGSVTGLRQVFHARLDGGIPVAADRADALAALTGAGIDEHALALRVVCGGMLPPPLSDRSAWTGVSTVPHDHCLVLEPDRARERRWWSPPAPELGLEEGASAVREALVTAVDGLSGGLGVGGDAGGGGGPDGGSGPGAGSDPEGGRGLSGDGRTGVGSGLSADMSGGMDSTSLAFLTARHTPDLLTFRWAEAETGNDDARFAALAAAELPGAHHLVVAQSDLPSIFTDPAALADTERPYLYTRSQARMRHTAAVLAAHGSRRHVAGHGADELFGRMPGYLHRLARRHPLTLLRHLRGSRALGRWPLWGCLTQLARAESIAQWWRAQADDLTAPPPPPRLPSIGWGLAPLRAPAWATGIAIDAARAALRATAEHARPLADDRGPHQNLAALRITSPAYRQVSRLFAAEGVRLEQPFLDDRVVEAVLAVRPHERTTPWQYKPLLARSMRGLVPDAVLDRTSKGDFSADLRAGRQANLAAIIDVFSSGTVLADLGLIDPESVRAYLLAPQADSSRDIAVEQLLGCETWARAARSPLPLGSS, from the coding sequence ATGAGTGCCGGTTTCGTCGTCCTTCCGGATACGCCGGGTACGCCGCCGCCCGACGAGGCGTACCCCTTCGCCGCGCCCCGGCTGATCCCCCATCCGTCAGGCCGTCCGTGGCTGGTGGGGAGCTGGGAGCCCGACGAGATCCGTCAGGTGACGGTGGGGCCGGTACGGGTGGTGGTGATCGGGCGCTGTCCGGTCACCACCACCCACCTGGAGGGGCTGTGCCGACGGCTGCGCACGCTCGCCGACGTCGATGCCCTGGCACGGCAGTTGCCTGGCAGCTTCCATCTGGTGGCCGCCGCCGGGAACGCCACCCGCGTGCAGGGGAGCGTCACCGGACTGCGGCAGGTGTTCCACGCGCGCCTGGACGGCGGGATCCCCGTCGCCGCCGACCGGGCCGACGCCCTCGCCGCGCTCACCGGCGCCGGGATCGACGAACACGCCCTCGCCCTGCGCGTCGTCTGCGGCGGCATGCTGCCGCCCCCGCTCTCCGACCGCAGCGCGTGGACCGGTGTGTCCACGGTGCCGCACGACCACTGTCTCGTCCTCGAACCCGACCGCGCCCGCGAACGCCGCTGGTGGTCGCCGCCCGCCCCCGAACTCGGCCTGGAGGAAGGCGCGTCGGCGGTGCGTGAGGCGCTGGTCACAGCCGTGGACGGGCTGAGCGGTGGTCTCGGCGTCGGCGGTGATGCTGGTGGCGGCGGTGGTCCCGACGGCGGCAGCGGTCCCGGCGCCGGCAGTGATCCCGAGGGCGGTCGTGGCCTCAGCGGTGATGGTCGCACCGGAGTCGGCAGTGGCCTCAGCGCCGACATGTCCGGCGGCATGGACTCCACCTCCCTCGCCTTCCTCACCGCACGGCACACCCCCGACCTGCTCACCTTCCGCTGGGCCGAGGCCGAGACGGGCAACGACGACGCACGCTTCGCCGCGCTCGCCGCGGCCGAACTGCCCGGCGCCCACCATCTCGTGGTGGCCCAGAGCGACCTGCCGTCGATCTTCACCGATCCGGCCGCGCTCGCCGACACCGAACGGCCGTACCTCTACACGCGCAGCCAGGCCCGTATGCGGCACACCGCCGCCGTCCTCGCCGCGCACGGATCCCGGCGGCACGTGGCCGGGCACGGCGCCGACGAACTCTTCGGCCGCATGCCCGGCTATCTGCACCGCCTCGCCCGCCGCCACCCCCTCACCCTCCTGCGGCACCTGCGCGGCAGCAGGGCGCTCGGCCGCTGGCCGCTGTGGGGCTGTCTGACCCAGCTCGCCCGTGCCGAGAGCATCGCCCAGTGGTGGCGTGCCCAGGCCGACGACCTCACCGCCCCGCCACCGCCCCCGCGGCTGCCGTCCATCGGCTGGGGCCTCGCACCGCTGCGCGCGCCCGCCTGGGCCACGGGCATCGCGATCGACGCCGCCCGCGCCGCCCTGCGCGCGACCGCCGAGCACGCCCGCCCCCTCGCCGATGACCGGGGCCCGCACCAGAACCTCGCCGCGCTGCGGATCACCTCACCCGCCTACCGTCAGGTGTCCCGCCTGTTCGCCGCCGAGGGCGTCCGCCTCGAACAGCCCTTCCTCGACGACCGGGTCGTCGAGGCGGTCCTGGCCGTCCGCCCGCACGAACGCACCACGCCGTGGCAGTACAAGCCCCTGCTCGCCCGGTCCATGCGCGGGCTCGTGCCGGACGCGGTCCTCGACCGGACGTCGAAGGGCGACTTCAGCGCGGACCTGCGGGCCGGCCGGCAGGCCAACCTCGCCGCCATCATCGACGTGTTCTCGTCCGGCACCGTCCTCGCCGACCTCGGACTCATCGACCCGGAGTCGGTGCGCGCCTACCTGCTCGCTCCGCAGGCCGACTCCTCCCGGGACATCGCCGTGGAGCAGCTCCTCGGCTGCGAGACCTGGGCCCGCGCCGCCCGCAGTCCGCTCCCACTGGGGAGTTCGTGA
- a CDS encoding lasso RiPP family leader peptide-containing protein, translating to MEDITGIDERDQAVSYEPPALIAVGDFSEDTLGFGSRYTDVLGEQGW from the coding sequence ATGGAAGACATCACGGGTATCGACGAGCGCGACCAGGCCGTCAGCTACGAGCCGCCGGCTCTCATCGCCGTCGGCGACTTCTCCGAGGACACGCTGGGCTTCGGCTCGCGCTACACCGACGTCCTCGGCGAGCAGGGCTGGTGA
- a CDS encoding MFS transporter translates to MARDLNTSGPAADSRPVPGRGRWAALAVLCSSLLLVAMDATILNVALPSLIDDMRPTAVEQLWIIDIYGLVLGGLLVTSGAVGDRLGRKRLFLTGFVLFGLASVVAATATDPWQLIAGRVLLGIGGAMVMPSTLSLIRNVFTDPRERALAIGIWAAVAGAGAAVGPLVGGLLVESSGWSAAFWVNVPVVVVTVVAGVRLLPEFRSGGKGPLDWPGAALSVVGVIALAWGIKHVAKGSLAVGDLAILALGLVLLVVFARRQLTLDDPLLDVRLFTNRAFTAAALATFLAMLAIGAALFLMSLWLQYVHGYSPFGAGLRTLPAAGAMLAGSLLSPLLMGRFGVRAVMALGLSGLIAGFLLLALSAEPTPYGVVAVVFVALGLGDGLAITAAASVLVSTVPAARAGQAGAVSETSYELGVGLGVALLGSIHGSVYAARMEGRTAQARESVGGAVDAADRLGGAAGERLMEAARAAFESALTTTAYVSAGIVTAVALLVVWLVPRGLRASGGH, encoded by the coding sequence GTGGCCCGTGACCTGAACACCTCGGGCCCCGCCGCGGACAGTCGTCCGGTGCCCGGCCGCGGCCGCTGGGCCGCGCTCGCCGTGCTGTGCTCCAGCCTGCTGCTGGTCGCCATGGACGCCACCATCCTCAATGTGGCGCTGCCCTCGCTCATCGACGACATGCGGCCCACGGCCGTCGAGCAGCTGTGGATCATCGACATCTACGGCCTGGTCCTCGGCGGACTGCTCGTCACCTCCGGCGCGGTCGGCGACCGTCTCGGCCGCAAACGCCTGTTCCTCACCGGTTTCGTGCTCTTCGGCCTCGCCTCGGTCGTGGCCGCGACCGCCACGGACCCGTGGCAGCTCATCGCCGGACGCGTCCTGCTCGGGATCGGCGGCGCGATGGTCATGCCGTCGACGCTCTCGCTGATCCGCAACGTCTTCACCGACCCGCGTGAGCGCGCCCTCGCCATCGGCATCTGGGCGGCCGTCGCGGGCGCGGGGGCCGCCGTGGGCCCGCTGGTCGGCGGACTGCTCGTCGAGAGCTCCGGCTGGTCGGCGGCGTTCTGGGTCAACGTCCCCGTCGTCGTGGTGACCGTGGTCGCCGGAGTCCGGCTGCTGCCGGAGTTCCGCAGCGGCGGCAAGGGCCCGCTGGACTGGCCGGGCGCCGCGCTCTCCGTCGTGGGCGTGATCGCCCTCGCATGGGGCATCAAGCACGTCGCCAAGGGCAGCCTCGCCGTCGGGGACCTGGCGATCCTCGCCCTCGGCCTCGTGCTCCTCGTGGTGTTCGCCCGCAGACAGCTCACGCTCGACGATCCGCTGCTCGACGTCCGGCTCTTCACGAACCGCGCGTTCACCGCGGCCGCGCTCGCCACGTTCCTCGCGATGCTCGCGATCGGTGCGGCCCTCTTCCTGATGTCGCTGTGGCTGCAGTACGTCCACGGGTACTCGCCGTTCGGCGCGGGCCTGCGGACGCTGCCCGCCGCCGGGGCGATGCTCGCCGGATCGCTGCTCTCTCCGCTGCTGATGGGGCGGTTCGGGGTCCGTGCCGTGATGGCCCTGGGGCTCAGCGGGCTGATCGCCGGGTTCCTGCTGCTCGCCCTGTCGGCGGAGCCGACCCCGTACGGTGTCGTGGCGGTCGTGTTCGTCGCGCTCGGCCTCGGCGACGGGCTCGCCATCACCGCGGCCGCGTCCGTCCTGGTGTCCACGGTGCCCGCGGCACGGGCGGGGCAGGCCGGTGCCGTGTCGGAGACCTCGTACGAACTCGGCGTCGGCCTCGGTGTCGCCCTGCTCGGCTCCATCCACGGCTCCGTGTACGCCGCCCGCATGGAAGGCCGGACGGCGCAGGCCCGGGAGTCCGTGGGCGGGGCTGTGGACGCCGCCGACCGGCTGGGCGGCGCGGCCGGTGAGCGGCTCATGGAAGCGGCCAGGGCGGCGTTCGAATCCGCCCTGACGACCACGGCGTACGTCAGCGCCGGGATCGTGACCGCCGTCGCGCTGCTGGTCGTATGGCTGGTGCCGCGCGGTCTGCGGGCGAGCGGTGGGCACTGA
- a CDS encoding helix-turn-helix domain-containing protein produces the protein MTGRALSPEDPPRGKRGRKLGPITAGTGRAHRAWLEPLRGSYQASGLTIGQLEHETGWSRSKISELLRAAGRYPRWEFTRSLLAALHWPAPSMADMRALWAMAAREADKRTIWINSCLQGDGLSADDRLPVHFSAFQDLYRDAYIGYAHTFLRRRAEARRAVDDVFILLLFLWDEALASDNPERFAWQILRQTVMERTPHPDSSPALVEAAFDTLALRTAADPVAQIEESMFLFDGLRRLPSGQLDVMVLLHLRGLDETAVAAVLGIPLAAVRSTARHARRHLEGRLRTATQEGPPGDRSD, from the coding sequence GTGACCGGCAGGGCCCTGTCGCCCGAGGATCCCCCGCGCGGCAAGCGGGGACGCAAACTCGGGCCGATCACGGCCGGGACGGGGCGCGCGCACCGCGCCTGGCTGGAGCCGCTGCGCGGTTCCTACCAGGCCAGCGGCCTGACCATCGGCCAGTTGGAACACGAGACGGGCTGGTCCCGCTCGAAGATATCCGAGCTGCTGCGGGCCGCTGGGCGCTACCCGCGCTGGGAGTTCACCCGCAGCCTGCTCGCCGCGCTGCACTGGCCCGCTCCGTCGATGGCCGACATGCGTGCGCTCTGGGCGATGGCCGCCCGCGAGGCCGACAAGCGAACCATCTGGATCAACAGCTGCCTGCAGGGGGACGGCCTGTCCGCCGACGACCGCCTTCCCGTGCACTTCTCCGCGTTCCAGGACCTCTACCGCGACGCCTACATCGGCTACGCCCACACGTTCCTCCGCCGCCGTGCCGAGGCGCGCCGTGCGGTCGACGACGTGTTCATCCTGCTGCTCTTCCTCTGGGACGAGGCGCTCGCCAGCGACAACCCGGAGCGGTTCGCCTGGCAGATCCTGCGCCAGACCGTCATGGAGCGCACCCCGCACCCCGACAGCAGCCCCGCGCTCGTGGAAGCGGCCTTCGACACCCTCGCCCTGCGCACGGCCGCTGACCCCGTCGCGCAGATCGAGGAGTCGATGTTCCTCTTCGACGGGCTGCGCAGACTGCCTTCCGGGCAGCTCGACGTGATGGTGCTGCTGCATCTGCGCGGCCTGGACGAGACCGCTGTCGCCGCCGTCCTCGGCATTCCGCTCGCGGCGGTGCGCTCCACCGCCCGGCATGCCCGGCGCCACCTCGAAGGCCGCCTGCGCACCGCCACCCAGGAGGGACCCCCCGGTGACCGTAGCGATTGA
- a CDS encoding S8 family peptidase — translation MRTPIRLRTSLRRRPAALVLPGVLLAAGLQLGAGPAAQATSPADAASAGRAAPEGKLRLAGTGETAVPDSWIVVLKGPAGATSAAASSGATATAPASSGAAPSTAPADVPAVARDLVARADGARVGHVYRAALHGFSARMSQAQAARTAADSRVAYVRQDTRVRIAETPTRPAPKPLAAADGTQPDAPWGLDRIDQRQLPLSTTYTYRTTAPDVSVYVIDTGLRTTHREFGGRASVGIDTVNDGQNGNDCHGHGTHVGGVAAGSTYGVAKEAELVAVRVLNCQGSGTTSGVVAGIEWVTAKAAKPAVANMSLGGGASDVLDRAVRNSIRSGVTYAVSAGSSGQPGGACSASPARLPEAITVAGSDRSDRVMSSSNTGKCVSLYAPGAQIPSAWRDSDTATATLSGTSMATAHASGAAALHLGFRPGDTPAQVKKGLVDNATGGVLQGPVPVVPDKLLYTLYLPWPVSAEGALLLTSGQ, via the coding sequence ATGAGAACGCCGATACGTCTCAGAACGTCCCTACGCCGTCGCCCGGCGGCGTTGGTGCTGCCCGGCGTGCTGCTCGCCGCGGGTCTGCAACTCGGTGCCGGTCCCGCCGCCCAGGCCACGTCCCCCGCCGACGCGGCGAGCGCCGGCCGGGCGGCTCCCGAGGGGAAGTTACGGCTGGCCGGTACCGGTGAGACCGCCGTGCCGGACAGCTGGATCGTCGTCCTGAAGGGGCCCGCGGGCGCCACGTCCGCGGCCGCCTCCTCCGGCGCCACGGCCACGGCCCCCGCTTCCTCCGGCGCCGCTCCCTCCACCGCCCCGGCCGATGTCCCCGCGGTCGCACGCGACCTCGTCGCCCGGGCCGACGGAGCCCGCGTCGGGCACGTCTACCGCGCGGCGCTGCACGGCTTCTCCGCGCGCATGAGCCAGGCGCAGGCGGCCCGCACGGCCGCCGACTCCCGTGTCGCGTACGTACGCCAGGACACCCGCGTCCGGATCGCCGAAACGCCCACGCGCCCGGCGCCGAAGCCCCTCGCCGCGGCCGACGGGACGCAGCCCGACGCCCCCTGGGGGCTCGACCGCATCGACCAGCGACAACTGCCGCTGTCGACCACGTACACGTACCGCACCACCGCGCCGGACGTCAGCGTGTACGTCATCGACACCGGACTGCGCACCACGCACAGGGAGTTCGGCGGCCGGGCCTCGGTCGGGATCGACACCGTGAACGACGGGCAGAACGGCAACGACTGCCACGGCCACGGCACGCACGTCGGCGGTGTCGCCGCGGGCTCCACCTACGGTGTGGCCAAAGAGGCCGAACTGGTGGCGGTCCGGGTCCTCAACTGCCAGGGGTCCGGGACGACGTCAGGAGTCGTCGCGGGCATCGAATGGGTGACGGCCAAGGCGGCGAAGCCCGCCGTCGCGAACATGAGCCTGGGCGGCGGGGCCAGTGACGTCCTGGACCGCGCGGTGCGCAACTCCATCCGCTCGGGCGTCACCTACGCCGTCTCGGCGGGCTCTTCCGGACAGCCGGGCGGGGCCTGCTCCGCCTCGCCCGCGCGGCTGCCCGAGGCGATCACCGTCGCCGGCAGCGACCGCTCCGACCGGGTGATGTCCTCCTCCAACACCGGCAAGTGCGTGTCGCTGTACGCGCCCGGTGCGCAGATCCCCTCGGCCTGGAGAGACAGCGACACGGCCACGGCCACGCTCAGCGGGACGTCGATGGCGACGGCACACGCCTCCGGTGCGGCCGCGCTGCACCTCGGTTTCCGGCCAGGGGACACCCCGGCGCAAGTGAAGAAGGGCCTGGTCGACAACGCCACCGGCGGAGTGCTCCAGGGCCCCGTTCCGGTGGTGCCTGACAAGCTCCTCTACACCCTGTATCTGCCCTGGCCGGTGTCGGCAGAGGGGGCGCTCCTGCTGACATCTGGTCAGTAA
- the mltG gene encoding endolytic transglycosylase MltG, protein MHNTTPRRGLKRGAIRLTRRGRIAVIAIGTAAAATAVAVPLLLPEEEARPKTLTIPEGWRSAQVYEAVDKALDVPSGTTKRAVSKTDLKLPGDAGGNPEGYLFPATYPLSSQSTPASVLSYMVNTANKKFSGGHVTAGADRNAVNVYQTVTIASMVEAEADNPADMGKVARVIYNRLDRGMPLQMDSTINYALNRSTLKTTSRDTKIGSPYNTYARMGLPPTPIANPGEAAMRAATSPTQGDWLYFVTVKPGDTRFTANYEEQQRNVAEFNRNRQPAA, encoded by the coding sequence ATGCACAACACGACCCCCCGACGGGGCCTGAAGCGGGGCGCGATCCGGCTGACACGCCGGGGCCGGATCGCCGTGATCGCCATCGGCACGGCCGCTGCGGCCACCGCCGTGGCGGTGCCGCTCCTGCTGCCCGAGGAAGAAGCCCGGCCCAAGACGCTGACCATCCCCGAGGGCTGGCGCTCCGCCCAGGTGTACGAGGCCGTCGACAAGGCCCTCGACGTCCCGTCCGGCACGACGAAGCGGGCCGTGTCGAAGACCGACCTCAAGCTCCCGGGCGACGCGGGCGGCAACCCCGAGGGCTATCTCTTCCCCGCGACGTATCCCCTCAGCTCCCAGTCGACGCCCGCCTCCGTCCTGTCGTACATGGTCAACACCGCGAACAAGAAGTTCAGCGGCGGCCACGTCACCGCCGGGGCCGACCGGAACGCGGTGAACGTCTACCAGACCGTCACCATCGCGAGCATGGTCGAGGCCGAGGCGGACAACCCGGCGGACATGGGCAAGGTCGCCCGCGTGATCTACAACCGCCTCGACCGGGGCATGCCGCTGCAGATGGACTCCACCATCAACTACGCCCTGAACCGCTCCACGCTCAAGACCACCAGTCGCGACACGAAGATCGGCAGCCCCTACAACACCTACGCCCGTATGGGCCTGCCGCCCACGCCCATCGCCAACCCGGGTGAGGCCGCCATGCGCGCCGCGACCAGCCCGACGCAGGGGGACTGGCTGTACTTCGTGACCGTGAAACCGGGGGACACGCGGTTCACGGCGAACTACGAGGAGCAGCAGCGGAACGTGGCGGAGTTCAACAGGAACAGGCAGCCCGCCGCCTGA
- a CDS encoding ABC transporter ATP-binding protein translates to MRHDHPLWKPPAADPDAAEQPRQLRRILRLFRPYRARLALVGLLVAAASLVSVATPFLLKEILDTAIPEGRTGLLSLLALGMILSAVVTSVFGVLQTLISTTVGQQVMHDLRTAVYGRLQRMSLAFFTRTRTGEVQSRIANDIGGMQATVTSTATSLVSNLTSVVATVVAMLALDWRLTVVSLLLLPVFVWISRRVGRERKKIATERQKQMAVMAATVTESLSVSGILLGRTMGRADSLTRSFEEESHRLVDLEVRSNMAGRWRMAVITIVMAAMPAVIYWSAGLAFQFGGPTVSIGTLVAFVSLQQGLFRPTVSLLSTGVQIQTSLALFQRIFEYLDLPIDITERDDPIRLETVKGEVRFENVSFRYDDQGAALLDGIDLTVPAGGSLAVVGPTGSGKSTLSHLVPRLYDVTGGRVTLDGVDVRDLDFDTLARAVGVVSQEAYLFHASVAENLRFAKPDATDEELHAAARAAQIHDHIASLPDGYDTVVGERGHRFSGGEKQRLAIARTILRDPPVLILDEATSALDTRTEHAVQQAIDALSANRTTLTIAHRLSTVRDADQIVVLDSGRMAERGTHGELLDRGGRYAALVRRDAQLEPVT, encoded by the coding sequence ATGCGTCACGACCACCCCCTGTGGAAACCCCCGGCCGCCGATCCCGACGCCGCGGAACAGCCGCGCCAGCTGCGCCGGATCCTGCGCCTCTTCCGTCCCTACCGCGCCCGCCTCGCGCTCGTCGGCCTGCTGGTCGCCGCCGCGTCGCTGGTGTCCGTGGCTACCCCCTTCCTCCTGAAGGAGATCCTCGACACCGCGATCCCCGAGGGCCGCACCGGCCTGCTGAGCCTGCTGGCGCTCGGCATGATCCTCAGCGCCGTCGTCACCAGCGTCTTCGGCGTCCTGCAGACCCTGATCTCCACGACCGTGGGCCAGCAGGTCATGCACGACCTGCGCACCGCCGTGTACGGCCGCCTCCAGCGCATGTCGCTCGCCTTCTTCACGCGCACCCGCACCGGCGAGGTCCAGTCCCGCATCGCCAACGACATCGGCGGCATGCAGGCGACGGTCACGTCCACGGCGACGTCTCTGGTGTCCAACCTGACCAGTGTCGTCGCGACCGTCGTCGCCATGCTCGCCCTCGACTGGCGCCTGACGGTCGTCTCCCTCCTGCTGCTCCCGGTGTTCGTCTGGATCAGCCGTCGCGTCGGCCGCGAGCGCAAGAAGATCGCGACCGAACGGCAGAAGCAGATGGCCGTGATGGCCGCCACGGTCACCGAGTCGCTGTCCGTCAGCGGCATCCTGCTGGGGCGCACGATGGGCCGCGCCGACTCGCTGACCCGCTCCTTCGAGGAGGAGTCCCACCGGCTCGTCGACCTCGAGGTGCGCTCGAACATGGCCGGGCGCTGGCGCATGGCCGTGATCACGATCGTGATGGCCGCCATGCCCGCCGTCATCTACTGGAGCGCGGGGCTCGCCTTCCAGTTCGGCGGCCCCACCGTCTCGATCGGCACCCTCGTCGCCTTCGTCTCGCTCCAGCAGGGCCTGTTCCGGCCGACCGTGAGCCTCCTGTCGACGGGCGTGCAGATCCAGACGTCCCTGGCGCTGTTCCAGCGCATCTTCGAGTACTTGGACCTGCCCATCGACATCACCGAGCGCGACGACCCGATCCGCCTGGAGACGGTCAAGGGCGAGGTCCGGTTCGAGAACGTCTCGTTCCGGTACGACGACCAGGGCGCCGCCCTGCTCGACGGCATCGACCTCACCGTCCCCGCGGGCGGCAGCCTCGCGGTCGTGGGGCCGACGGGATCGGGCAAGTCCACCCTGAGCCACCTGGTGCCTCGCCTGTACGACGTGACCGGCGGCCGCGTCACGCTCGACGGCGTCGACGTGCGCGACCTGGACTTCGACACGCTCGCCCGCGCGGTCGGCGTCGTCTCCCAGGAGGCGTATCTCTTCCACGCCTCGGTCGCGGAGAACCTGCGCTTCGCCAAGCCGGACGCCACCGACGAGGAACTGCACGCGGCCGCGCGGGCCGCCCAGATCCACGACCACATCGCCTCGCTGCCCGACGGGTACGACACGGTCGTCGGGGAGCGCGGCCACCGCTTCTCCGGAGGCGAGAAGCAGCGCCTGGCCATCGCCCGCACCATTCTGCGCGACCCGCCCGTCCTCATCCTCGACGAAGCCACCAGCGCCCTGGACACGCGCACGGAGCACGCCGTGCAGCAGGCCATCGACGCCCTGTCGGCCAACCGCACGACACTGACGATCGCCCACCGCCTGTCGACGGTCCGCGACGCCGACCAGATCGTGGTCCTCGACTCCGGCCGGATGGCCGAGCGCGGCACCCACGGCGAGCTGCTCGACCGGGGCGGCCGGTACGCCGCGCTGGTCCGCCGGGACGCCCAGCTGGAGCCGGTCACATGA